The following proteins are co-located in the Planococcus plakortidis genome:
- a CDS encoding GspE/PulE family protein, producing the protein MAIQRRRLGDILVEQGLLTQADLQGTLDTKQNDQKLGDALLSRGLITEQQLIETLEVQLGIPHVSLFRYPFDPMLFNVVPKEFAKRKLLVPLKTEGDRLFIAMTDPTDFITIDDLRLATGFQIEPTIASKEDIMKTIAKYYEEESYDELLEELPDAKEDKEDALTDLDAPIVRLVNQLLSNAVAMKASDVHLDPHESKLLVRYRIDGTLRTERVLPKSMQQMVTARIKILANLDITENRIPQDGRIKTTVDFRAIDLRVSSLPTVFGEKIVMRILDLSQNLTDISKLGFNELNMERFMREIEKPNGIVLISGPTGSGKSSTLYAALNKLNSEEVNIITVEDPVEYQLEGINQIQVNANVGLSFAAGLRSILRQDPDIVMVGEIRDKETADISIRASLTGHLVLSTIHTNDSIASITRLMDMGIEPFLVTASLNAVIAQRLIRRVCRDCRETQPASVREKEIFAKRGLSIDTISRGAGCPQCNMSGYKGRMAIHEVLVVDDAMKDVINRGGSAAEIRKIAIANKTIFLIDDGLLKVKEGMTTTEEVLRVAMSD; encoded by the coding sequence ATGGCGATACAACGGAGACGGCTCGGCGATATTCTCGTCGAGCAAGGATTATTGACGCAAGCAGATCTGCAAGGGACGCTCGATACGAAACAGAATGACCAGAAACTCGGGGATGCGCTCCTGTCGCGCGGGCTCATCACCGAACAGCAATTGATCGAAACGCTCGAAGTGCAGCTCGGCATTCCGCATGTCTCGCTGTTCCGCTATCCATTCGACCCGATGCTGTTCAATGTCGTGCCGAAGGAATTCGCGAAGCGCAAATTGCTGGTGCCGCTCAAGACGGAAGGCGACCGGTTGTTCATCGCGATGACCGACCCGACCGATTTCATCACGATCGATGATTTGCGCCTGGCGACCGGCTTCCAGATCGAGCCGACGATCGCCTCCAAAGAAGACATCATGAAAACGATTGCCAAGTATTACGAAGAGGAATCCTATGATGAGCTGCTGGAGGAACTGCCGGATGCCAAGGAGGACAAGGAAGATGCACTGACCGACCTCGATGCGCCGATCGTGCGGCTTGTCAATCAGCTGCTGTCGAACGCGGTCGCGATGAAGGCATCCGACGTCCATCTCGACCCGCACGAAAGCAAATTATTAGTGCGTTACCGGATTGATGGGACGCTTAGGACCGAACGGGTATTGCCGAAATCGATGCAGCAAATGGTGACAGCGCGCATCAAGATCCTCGCCAATCTCGACATCACCGAAAACCGCATCCCGCAAGACGGCCGCATCAAGACGACCGTCGACTTCCGGGCGATCGATTTGCGCGTGTCGTCCTTGCCGACGGTGTTCGGGGAGAAAATCGTCATGCGGATTCTGGACTTGAGCCAGAACTTGACCGATATCTCGAAACTGGGTTTCAACGAGCTCAATATGGAACGCTTCATGCGGGAAATCGAGAAACCGAACGGCATCGTCCTGATTTCCGGCCCGACCGGTTCCGGGAAATCCTCTACATTGTATGCAGCGCTCAATAAACTCAATTCCGAAGAAGTGAACATCATCACCGTCGAAGACCCGGTCGAGTATCAATTGGAAGGCATCAACCAGATCCAAGTGAACGCCAATGTCGGACTTAGCTTCGCCGCCGGATTGCGCTCGATCTTGCGCCAGGATCCGGATATCGTCATGGTCGGGGAGATCCGCGACAAGGAAACGGCGGACATCTCAATCCGCGCCTCGCTGACCGGCCATTTGGTGCTCAGCACGATCCACACGAATGACTCGATCGCCTCGATCACGCGCCTGATGGATATGGGCATCGAACCGTTTCTCGTCACGGCATCACTCAATGCGGTCATCGCCCAGCGCCTGATCCGCCGCGTGTGCCGTGATTGCCGGGAAACCCAGCCCGCCAGTGTGCGCGAAAAAGAGATCTTCGCGAAAAGGGGCTTGTCGATCGACACCATTTCAAGAGGCGCCGGCTGCCCGCAATGCAATATGAGCGGCTATAAAGGGCGCATGGCGATCCACGAAGTGCTCGTCGTCGATGATGCGATGAAAGATGTCATCAACCGCGGCGGCTCGGCTGCAGAGATCCGCAAGATCGCCATCGCCAACAAGACGATTTTCCTCATTGATGACGGCTTATTAAAAGTAAAGGAGGGCATGACGACGACGGAAGAAGTGCTCCGCGTTGCCATGAGTGACTAA
- a CDS encoding type II secretion system F family protein: protein MARFKYEGRDRKKIRAGYVTSANRREAVQKLREEGIRVIDIREVPVGALQKDISFGSPVKRDQFIMFLRQFSTLMRAGVTIVDSVKILSQQVESKQLRKTLAEIEEELRKGNSLSDSLAKYPKIFEPLTVNLVRAGELSGNIDDSLDRLATHYDKAYQTRQKVISAMSYPVVVGILAIGVVIFLLSTIVPMFVDMFQGFGGELPLVTQLVMGASEFTVQYWYLLILFGLIFAGTIWLMKRSEQGRMVLDTVVLKIPIFGKLLQKSALARLTRTLSSLFTSSVPILQAMTMTEKVVGNAVMSKVLLASRDSLERGGSLTAPMKQHWAFPPLIPHMIAIGEQTGSLDHMLAKVAEFYEKEVEAETDRLKALIEPLMIVVLAALVGTIVLAIMMPMFEMFNNVDNL, encoded by the coding sequence GTGGCGCGCTTTAAATACGAAGGCCGTGACCGGAAAAAGATCCGTGCCGGCTACGTCACATCAGCCAACCGGCGCGAAGCGGTGCAGAAACTGCGTGAAGAAGGCATACGTGTTATCGATATCCGCGAAGTGCCGGTCGGCGCCTTGCAAAAAGATATCAGCTTCGGCAGCCCGGTCAAGCGCGACCAGTTCATTATGTTCCTGCGCCAGTTCTCGACTTTGATGCGCGCAGGGGTCACGATCGTCGATTCGGTGAAGATTTTGTCCCAGCAAGTCGAATCAAAACAGCTGCGCAAGACACTCGCTGAAATCGAGGAGGAGCTGCGAAAAGGGAATTCCTTATCCGATTCACTGGCCAAATACCCGAAGATCTTTGAACCGCTGACGGTCAATTTGGTGCGTGCCGGAGAACTGTCCGGGAACATCGACGACTCACTCGACCGGCTCGCGACGCATTACGACAAAGCCTACCAGACGAGGCAGAAAGTCATCTCGGCAATGAGCTATCCGGTCGTCGTCGGCATCCTCGCGATCGGCGTCGTCATTTTCCTGTTGTCGACGATCGTCCCGATGTTCGTCGATATGTTCCAGGGCTTCGGAGGCGAATTGCCGCTTGTCACGCAACTCGTCATGGGGGCGAGTGAGTTCACCGTCCAGTATTGGTATTTGCTTATCTTGTTTGGATTGATATTCGCCGGTACGATTTGGCTGATGAAACGTAGCGAGCAAGGGCGCATGGTGCTCGATACCGTCGTCTTGAAAATCCCGATTTTCGGGAAGCTGCTGCAGAAATCAGCGCTCGCGAGGCTCACCCGGACGCTCAGTTCCTTGTTCACCAGTTCGGTGCCGATCCTGCAGGCGATGACGATGACCGAGAAAGTCGTCGGTAATGCCGTCATGTCGAAAGTGCTGTTGGCTTCACGCGATTCGTTAGAGCGCGGCGGCTCATTAACGGCGCCGATGAAGCAGCACTGGGCCTTCCCGCCGCTCATCCCGCATATGATCGCGATCGGCGAACAGACCGGCTCGCTCGATCATATGCTTGCCAAAGTAGCGGAATTTTACGAGAAAGAAGTCGAAGCGGAAACCGACCGCCTGAAAGCCTTGATCGAACCCTTGATGATCGTCGTGTTGGCGGCGCTTGTCGGGACTATCGTCTTGGCCATCATGATGCCGATGTTCGAGATGTTCAATAATGTGGACAATTTGTAG
- a CDS encoding sensor domain-containing diguanylate cyclase has product MKNSQKRIPLLWSLWALIVPAGLYIVYAQYPPEVLLDWELLAFIAFAVLTSLLPLNINGTPMYLVQWVTIAVFLKYGLFVEILVSQLTMLILLFRTRSASPRTERFPFNSLMFFVLSAFTGIVFFSVGGEIGSVEFSHIVIYGLLYQLVYLIANHLYLYVDDVLMKTSKTFITLDTIWDFLITLLVFPYAITLYVLEASIGIYAPMLLGLPFMVMTVVLRLYNSSEKINIDLKKAGDIGHQLADRLTQNEVIDQFVEQVSTMFKTDYAYVIDYRDNQLLVLRMFEDGKFVEMDMPALPYTKGIAGQAIAYNAPLLYGKKRQWADLVTVQMREDIESIMATPISRNNKIEGVLLVGSRKPFAFSENQLQIMEILSTYFAVSLEKAGYMEKVIAKSERCGLTKLYNYRYLDETLENSMKEIHAGTLGQLSLIMMDIDHFKSINDTYGHQSGNEILIQLADLLREAIGDEGTVARYGGEEFVILLPHYSKELALILAENLRKEIANHAFKIQQSIQNEKQADELHITMSIGVASAPEDAEDGTGIIRNADRALYTGAKQAGRNKVAAYTK; this is encoded by the coding sequence ATGAAAAATAGCCAAAAAAGAATACCGCTGTTATGGTCGCTTTGGGCCTTGATCGTTCCTGCCGGTTTGTATATTGTGTACGCGCAGTACCCGCCTGAGGTGCTGTTGGACTGGGAATTATTGGCGTTCATCGCATTTGCAGTCTTGACGTCTTTATTGCCGCTCAATATCAACGGCACGCCGATGTATCTCGTGCAATGGGTGACCATTGCGGTGTTCTTGAAGTATGGGCTATTCGTTGAAATCCTCGTTTCCCAATTGACCATGCTCATCCTCCTGTTCCGTACGAGAAGCGCATCGCCGCGCACGGAACGCTTCCCGTTCAATTCGCTCATGTTTTTCGTGTTGTCGGCCTTCACAGGAATCGTGTTTTTCTCGGTAGGCGGCGAAATCGGGTCGGTGGAGTTTTCGCATATCGTCATCTATGGCCTGCTCTACCAGCTGGTATACCTCATAGCGAATCATCTCTACCTGTATGTGGACGATGTGCTGATGAAAACATCCAAAACCTTCATCACTCTCGATACGATCTGGGATTTCCTCATCACCCTGTTGGTCTTTCCGTATGCCATTACGCTTTACGTCCTTGAAGCCTCGATCGGCATCTATGCCCCGATGCTGCTCGGCTTGCCGTTCATGGTCATGACCGTCGTGCTGCGGCTCTACAACAGTTCGGAGAAAATCAATATCGACTTGAAAAAGGCCGGGGACATCGGCCATCAACTGGCCGACCGGCTGACACAGAATGAAGTGATCGACCAATTCGTCGAACAGGTATCGACGATGTTCAAAACCGATTACGCTTACGTCATCGATTACCGCGACAATCAGCTGCTCGTCTTGCGGATGTTCGAGGACGGCAAGTTTGTCGAAATGGACATGCCCGCCCTCCCGTACACAAAAGGGATCGCCGGGCAAGCCATTGCCTATAATGCCCCATTGTTATACGGCAAGAAAAGGCAATGGGCCGACCTTGTCACGGTACAGATGCGGGAAGATATCGAAAGCATCATGGCGACGCCGATTTCAAGGAACAATAAAATAGAAGGCGTATTGCTCGTCGGCTCGAGAAAGCCGTTCGCTTTTTCCGAGAACCAATTGCAGATCATGGAAATCCTCAGTACCTATTTCGCGGTATCGCTTGAAAAGGCGGGCTATATGGAAAAAGTCATCGCCAAAAGCGAGCGTTGCGGCTTGACCAAGCTCTATAATTACCGCTACCTGGACGAAACGCTCGAAAACTCCATGAAAGAAATCCATGCCGGCACTTTGGGCCAACTGTCGCTCATCATGATGGACATCGACCATTTCAAATCGATCAATGACACATACGGCCACCAGAGCGGCAATGAAATCCTCATCCAACTGGCAGATTTATTGAGGGAGGCAATCGGCGATGAAGGCACGGTCGCGCGATATGGCGGGGAGGAATTCGTCATCTTGCTGCCTCATTACAGCAAAGAGCTGGCATTGATCCTGGCTGAAAACCTGCGCAAGGAAATCGCAAACCACGCATTCAAGATCCAACAGAGCATCCAAAATGAAAAACAAGCCGATGAACTCCACATCACCATGAGCATCGGCGTCGCATCCGCACCGGAAGACGCGGAAGACGGCACCGGCATCATCCGCAACGCTGACCGCGCCCTATACACAGGCGCCAAACAAGCGGGCAGGAATAAAGTTGCAGCCTACACGAAATAA
- a CDS encoding type IV pilus twitching motility protein PilT has translation MTETAIDFIDKVLTAARELGVSDIHMTTGIPPVFRMHGSLKRFGEERLLPEDTESIAKALMPESLWDTFLQKGEMDYSYSIPGVARFRVNSFHQRGSISHAFRTIPTVIPSIDDLKMPDTLKKLADTHQGLILVTGPTGSGKSTTLAAMIRHMNEHLTKHIITLEDPIEYMHKHGSSVIDQREVGFDTKSFANGLRAALRQDPDVILVGEMRDLETITTAITAAETGHLVMGTLHTSSAASTVERIIDVFPPEQHAQIRTQLGGILKAVISQRLLPTADGKGRVAATEIMIHNTAIANLIRTEKVHQIPNVILTNRAAGMHLMQTSVQDLLNKGRITKQIAAPYLIGGEE, from the coding sequence ATGACAGAAACCGCTATTGATTTTATCGATAAAGTATTGACCGCGGCGCGTGAACTGGGCGTCTCCGATATCCATATGACGACCGGCATCCCGCCGGTATTCCGCATGCACGGATCGCTCAAGCGCTTCGGGGAGGAGCGACTGTTGCCGGAAGATACCGAATCAATCGCGAAAGCCTTGATGCCGGAAAGCCTGTGGGACACGTTCCTGCAAAAAGGCGAGATGGATTATTCCTACTCGATTCCTGGCGTCGCCCGTTTCCGCGTCAACTCATTCCACCAGCGCGGATCCATCTCCCATGCGTTCCGGACCATCCCGACGGTCATCCCATCGATCGATGATCTGAAAATGCCGGATACTTTAAAGAAACTGGCCGACACGCACCAAGGCCTGATCCTCGTCACCGGCCCGACCGGTTCCGGGAAATCGACGACTTTGGCGGCGATGATCCGCCATATGAATGAACATTTGACGAAGCACATCATCACGCTCGAAGACCCGATCGAGTATATGCATAAGCACGGTTCATCGGTCATCGACCAGCGCGAAGTCGGATTCGACACGAAATCATTCGCCAACGGCTTGCGCGCAGCACTGCGCCAGGATCCGGACGTCATTTTGGTCGGTGAGATGCGTGACCTCGAGACGATCACGACCGCAATCACCGCAGCGGAAACCGGCCACTTGGTCATGGGGACGCTCCACACCTCGAGCGCCGCCTCGACCGTTGAACGGATCATCGACGTCTTTCCACCGGAACAGCACGCCCAGATCCGCACGCAGCTCGGCGGCATCCTGAAAGCGGTCATCTCGCAGCGCCTGCTTCCGACGGCGGACGGCAAAGGGCGCGTTGCCGCGACCGAGATCATGATCCACAACACGGCGATCGCGAACTTGATCCGCACCGAGAAAGTCCACCAGATCCCGAACGTCATCCTGACGAACCGGGCGGCGGGCATGCATCTCATGCAGACCTCCGTCCAGGACTTGCTCAATAAAGGACGCATCACGAAACAGATCGCGGCGCCTTATTTGATCGGAGGCGAAGAGTAA
- a CDS encoding prepilin-type N-terminal cleavage/methylation domain-containing protein, which produces MKKFLQKKLKDQKGMTLIELLAVIVIIAIIAAIAIPAISNLIQNSREDALVADAQNVLSAASLYFAENGGATAFADDTPNVNNYIETTGEITDFNVTKGTPNSITFTGTAGSESFTVTATKEQLDAGRSVLGSATTPAGDGS; this is translated from the coding sequence ATGAAAAAATTCTTGCAAAAGAAATTGAAAGATCAAAAAGGGATGACGCTGATCGAGCTTTTGGCAGTTATCGTCATCATCGCGATTATCGCAGCAATTGCGATTCCGGCGATTAGCAACTTGATTCAGAATTCACGTGAGGATGCACTAGTTGCTGATGCACAAAATGTATTGTCTGCTGCAAGTTTGTATTTTGCGGAAAATGGTGGAGCTACCGCATTTGCTGATGATACTCCAAACGTTAATAATTATATTGAAACAACAGGTGAAATTACAGATTTTAATGTTACAAAAGGAACTCCAAACTCTATAACGTTTACCGGCACAGCTGGCAGTGAATCATTTACAGTGACTGCTACAAAAGAGCAGCTTGATGCAGGTAGATCAGTATTAGGCTCAGCAACAACACCAGCTGGTGACGGAAGCTAA
- a CDS encoding type IV pilus modification PilV family protein, producing MKKLKSQQGLTLVEVLAALVILGIVFIGIMTVFPQMTFFNNKTEAKLDTMNLARQEMAMITNADWLGDRDELDPVIYEKFIDNYESTMNSLGYTKVSEENGYARFEKQDGYTYEVELALECTPFLTETETSLLQCDDPTLAQLHKTHLKIYEEGRVSSETYGYIQYRIEEQN from the coding sequence ATGAAAAAGCTGAAATCGCAACAAGGCTTAACGCTGGTCGAAGTACTGGCGGCGCTCGTTATCCTCGGGATCGTCTTTATCGGCATCATGACCGTATTTCCCCAGATGACCTTCTTCAACAACAAGACCGAGGCGAAGCTCGATACGATGAACTTGGCGAGGCAGGAAATGGCGATGATCACGAATGCTGACTGGCTGGGGGACCGGGACGAACTAGATCCGGTCATTTATGAAAAGTTTATCGATAACTATGAAAGTACAATGAACAGTTTGGGTTATACAAAAGTTTCTGAGGAAAACGGTTATGCTCGTTTCGAAAAGCAGGATGGCTACACGTACGAAGTCGAACTTGCGCTTGAGTGCACCCCGTTCCTGACCGAAACAGAAACCAGCCTTCTTCAATGCGACGATCCCACACTTGCCCAATTGCATAAAACCCACTTGAAAATTTATGAAGAAGGCCGAGTGAGCAGTGAGACCTACGGATATATCCAATACCGCATAGAGGAGCAAAACTGA
- a CDS encoding bifunctional folylpolyglutamate synthase/dihydrofolate synthase: MINGLAEYKKRWDIETDNAIKPGLDAIRSALGELGSPEAEGRFVHIAGTNGKGSTAAMLSAVLQAHGKSVGTFYSPGIIDLHDQIQINGEPISPQALDEAMKELSGIETALTDFELLTAAAYVHFRNASPDYVIIEAGMGGRFDSTNVIDPEVAIIPSVSKEHTNFLGEDIKDIACHKAGIIKKWRPVVAGPLEEQVMEVIREESQKQHAELIVPGTPYQGMLSLKGAHQQWNAQIALEAAKELLGTSFDGQLAQVALSKASIPYRFEAYAEGLIFDGAHNEASIDALVETIRAEFPEKSIRIAMGMLKDKPYEKVLRKLEAISDDFVFLDFNNPRALPAEKLFAVSNSKIKTIKNIYDILPVNGYGEVTIVTGSLYLLSTLKNPDVLFLKHYRNN; the protein is encoded by the coding sequence ATGATTAATGGCTTAGCTGAATACAAAAAGAGATGGGATATAGAAACGGATAATGCGATCAAGCCCGGGCTGGATGCCATCCGTTCAGCACTCGGGGAACTCGGGAGCCCGGAAGCCGAAGGGCGTTTTGTTCATATAGCGGGCACCAATGGCAAAGGCTCGACCGCTGCGATGCTGTCGGCGGTATTGCAGGCGCATGGGAAATCGGTCGGTACATTCTACTCTCCGGGCATCATCGACCTTCACGACCAGATCCAGATCAACGGCGAGCCCATCTCCCCGCAAGCTCTGGACGAAGCCATGAAGGAACTGTCGGGAATCGAGACGGCGCTCACGGATTTCGAATTACTGACGGCTGCCGCTTATGTGCACTTCCGCAATGCATCGCCTGATTACGTGATCATCGAAGCGGGGATGGGCGGCCGTTTCGATTCGACGAATGTCATCGACCCTGAAGTCGCGATCATCCCGTCCGTTTCCAAAGAGCATACGAATTTCCTCGGCGAAGACATCAAAGACATCGCCTGTCATAAAGCGGGCATCATCAAAAAATGGCGGCCGGTCGTCGCCGGCCCACTTGAAGAACAGGTGATGGAAGTCATTCGTGAGGAATCGCAGAAGCAGCACGCGGAACTTATCGTGCCCGGAACGCCCTATCAGGGGATGCTTTCATTAAAGGGGGCGCACCAACAATGGAACGCGCAAATCGCCCTGGAAGCGGCAAAGGAACTGCTTGGCACAAGCTTTGATGGGCAGCTAGCGCAAGTGGCCTTATCAAAGGCTTCGATCCCGTACCGATTCGAGGCTTACGCGGAAGGCTTGATATTTGACGGGGCCCATAACGAAGCGAGCATCGACGCGCTGGTCGAGACGATCCGGGCGGAATTCCCGGAAAAAAGCATCCGGATTGCCATGGGCATGCTGAAGGATAAACCATATGAAAAAGTGTTGCGCAAGTTGGAGGCGATCAGCGATGACTTCGTTTTTCTGGATTTCAACAACCCCCGTGCACTCCCGGCTGAAAAATTATTTGCTGTTAGTAACAGTAAAATAAAGACAATTAAAAACATTTATGATATATTACCTGTTAACGGATACGGTGAAGTGACTATAGTCACAGGTTCTCTTTACCTCCTTTCGACCCTCAAAAACCCCGATGTACTTTTTCTAAAACATTACCGAAACAATTGA
- a CDS encoding prepilin-type N-terminal cleavage/methylation domain-containing protein has product MERLDEKGVSLVEVLAALLLVSIIATAAWTALSIGMKHTTAETSKTEIQQDANLIIAKLSAAHRQSDSYTIKFENGQMMLGTVDASGSGNFERVLDKDYDYTGTVIAGNANLTAETLIEPKKNHANIDLNLTKNGRSLNIQTTLTRIRTDRP; this is encoded by the coding sequence ATGGAGAGGCTCGATGAAAAAGGGGTAAGCCTCGTCGAAGTGCTGGCGGCGCTTCTTCTCGTATCCATCATCGCGACCGCAGCATGGACCGCGCTGTCGATCGGAATGAAACATACCACTGCAGAAACGAGCAAAACTGAAATCCAGCAGGACGCAAATCTCATTATCGCTAAGCTATCAGCTGCCCATCGCCAGAGCGATTCATACACGATCAAGTTTGAAAACGGCCAAATGATGCTGGGAACGGTTGATGCATCGGGATCGGGAAATTTTGAGCGGGTGCTGGACAAAGACTATGACTACACCGGCACTGTAATAGCAGGAAACGCGAATTTAACTGCCGAAACATTGATCGAACCGAAAAAGAACCATGCAAATATCGACCTGAACTTAACCAAAAACGGCCGCAGCCTGAACATCCAGACGACGTTGACACGCATCCGCACTGACCGGCCATAG
- a CDS encoding VanW family protein — MDNKQFGKVFGGVFGAALVVFGTANAGAYAVDEWVFPSAEYGDYTYIGTTDVSNMEVADAKTLFLSQASAIRESSELHVSYLDATAKYPLKDVKISLDETLERAQSGAQNDFVFDLSETTTRSFLKKQFTDVPFTEADIASIHQQLETALEGGQSVTRVDISSDSLQMPQVTVAESSFSHDIESGSAREIIEALDGTVIAPNEQFNFLPRLEEVALLDATDAELTEIASAIYGAVLRTNFLIEQRSIGEQVPKNVPAGEEAAINRSLGVDFAFSNPNASSFTLNVYIENGKLVASIHGQPFVNEYFISAASDKEVEPRLIKQYSAFVSSGKKVKEQGRDGKRIEVVKTIVEDGKEVSVEPVSSDFYPPIHRIEVYPLKVPEAPATDADGQPVPQPGDEGFVDENDNGVHDPAEQNPESGTPSGSEDGRSGETGGSGQGSGTGTETNDDNEIETDRDEDGDQKDKEAVYDKGGNRVSK, encoded by the coding sequence ATGGACAATAAGCAATTCGGAAAAGTGTTCGGTGGCGTATTCGGTGCCGCCCTTGTGGTCTTCGGGACAGCCAATGCCGGCGCATATGCGGTGGATGAATGGGTGTTTCCGTCGGCTGAATACGGCGATTACACCTATATAGGCACGACCGATGTATCGAATATGGAAGTCGCCGATGCCAAGACCCTGTTCTTAAGCCAGGCTTCCGCCATCCGTGAATCTTCGGAACTGCATGTCAGCTATTTGGATGCAACGGCGAAGTATCCGCTCAAAGACGTGAAAATCTCACTCGATGAAACTTTGGAAAGGGCACAGAGCGGCGCGCAGAATGATTTCGTTTTCGATCTATCCGAAACGACGACGCGCTCGTTCCTGAAAAAGCAATTCACCGATGTGCCGTTTACGGAAGCGGACATCGCCAGTATCCACCAGCAGCTCGAAACCGCACTTGAAGGCGGGCAGTCGGTAACGCGTGTCGACATCAGCAGCGATTCGCTCCAGATGCCACAGGTCACCGTCGCCGAGTCGAGCTTTTCACATGATATCGAAAGCGGCTCCGCAAGAGAAATCATCGAGGCGCTCGACGGGACGGTCATCGCGCCGAATGAACAATTCAACTTCCTGCCCAGATTGGAAGAAGTGGCATTGCTCGATGCAACGGATGCGGAATTGACGGAAATCGCTTCCGCCATTTATGGGGCCGTGCTGCGGACGAATTTCCTCATCGAACAGCGCAGCATCGGGGAACAAGTGCCGAAAAATGTGCCCGCGGGGGAAGAAGCGGCAATCAACCGCTCACTCGGAGTCGATTTTGCGTTCTCGAACCCGAATGCGAGCTCTTTTACATTGAACGTCTATATCGAGAACGGCAAACTGGTTGCATCGATCCACGGGCAGCCGTTCGTCAACGAATATTTCATTTCCGCGGCAAGCGATAAGGAAGTCGAACCGCGTTTGATCAAGCAGTACAGCGCGTTCGTCTCGAGCGGCAAGAAAGTGAAGGAACAAGGCCGCGACGGCAAGCGCATCGAAGTCGTCAAGACCATCGTCGAGGACGGCAAGGAAGTAAGCGTCGAGCCGGTGTCGAGCGATTTCTACCCGCCGATCCACCGCATCGAAGTATATCCGCTCAAAGTGCCTGAAGCGCCGGCGACGGATGCGGACGGCCAGCCCGTGCCACAGCCAGGAGATGAAGGGTTTGTGGACGAAAATGATAATGGCGTCCACGACCCGGCAGAACAAAATCCGGAAAGCGGCACCCCATCTGGAAGTGAAGATGGCAGAAGCGGCGAAACGGGCGGCTCAGGGCAAGGTTCCGGAACCGGAACCGAAACGAATGACGATAACGAGATCGAAACCGATCGCGATGAAGACGGCGACCAGAAAGATAAAGAAGCCGTATACGATAAAGGCGGCAACCGGGTCAGCAAGTAA
- a CDS encoding ATP-grasp domain-containing protein, producing MLSCWVIYNGSLVSDKFQDQAQLMAEAAERQGIQAEIKKNYEIPMSLSHQQKFPDFAVLLDKDILLGYFLKSRGVPVYNDPAIIDLCDNKATQYIRLAERDIPMPKTIVAPKVYPKFSIRDSGYFEGVLDDLGLPMIIKEGHGSFGMKVYLIETENEFYEKVESLSGVDYVFQEFIAESHGRDIRVNIVGGKIVAAMKRQSDTDFRANITNGGRAFPVELTLEQQQLALEAAEAVGAVFAGVDLLYGPNGQPLVCEVNAAAHIRNILNVTGINVGDAMIRYIQEDLS from the coding sequence ATGTTGAGTTGTTGGGTGATCTATAACGGAAGCCTCGTTTCCGATAAATTTCAAGACCAGGCGCAATTGATGGCCGAAGCCGCCGAGCGCCAGGGAATACAAGCGGAAATCAAGAAGAATTATGAAATCCCGATGTCCTTATCGCACCAGCAGAAGTTCCCGGATTTTGCGGTGCTGCTCGACAAGGACATCCTGCTCGGCTACTTCCTGAAAAGCCGCGGGGTCCCCGTCTATAACGATCCCGCGATCATCGATTTATGCGACAATAAGGCGACGCAATACATCCGGCTGGCAGAACGGGACATCCCGATGCCGAAGACGATCGTCGCGCCGAAAGTCTATCCGAAATTCTCCATCCGGGATTCCGGCTATTTCGAAGGGGTGCTGGATGACCTCGGCTTGCCGATGATCATCAAGGAAGGGCACGGGTCGTTCGGCATGAAAGTGTATTTGATTGAAACGGAAAATGAGTTTTATGAAAAAGTCGAGAGCCTGTCCGGCGTCGATTACGTGTTCCAGGAATTCATCGCGGAAAGCCACGGGCGCGATATCCGCGTCAATATCGTCGGCGGAAAGATCGTCGCGGCGATGAAACGGCAGTCCGATACAGACTTCCGCGCAAACATCACGAACGGCGGCCGCGCATTCCCGGTTGAATTGACACTTGAACAACAACAGCTCGCCTTGGAGGCGGCCGAGGCTGTCGGTGCGGTCTTTGCCGGTGTCGACCTGTTATACGGCCCGAATGGCCAACCGCTCGTCTGTGAAGTCAATGCGGCTGCGCATATCCGCAATATCCTCAATGTGACAGGCATCAATGTCGGAGACGCGATGATCCGTTATATCCAGGAGGATTTGTCATGA